The Planctomycetia bacterium genome includes a window with the following:
- a CDS encoding DUF6331 family protein, with the protein MFGSAMKLEPPLANLIARCQTICVAECCGVDAYDFSPIQIASYLTMYRGAPDDSDVQTLRGQIDALRANYGVAGASSQGVSLEEMNQGFSGEQIEGLASELLANLDVALSLIEKSEGLRYRTA; encoded by the coding sequence ATGTTCGGCAGTGCCATGAAGTTAGAGCCGCCACTCGCAAACTTGATTGCCCGATGCCAGACGATTTGTGTGGCCGAGTGCTGTGGAGTGGATGCGTATGACTTTTCACCCATCCAGATCGCGTCATATCTGACGATGTATCGAGGAGCGCCGGATGACTCAGATGTTCAGACGTTACGCGGCCAAATCGACGCGTTGCGGGCGAATTACGGAGTTGCGGGTGCAAGTAGCCAAGGGGTGAGCCTTGAGGAGATGAATCAGGGATTTAGCGGCGAGCAGATAGAGGGACTTGCAAGCGAACTGTTGGCAAATCTAGACGTTGCCTTGAGCTTGATTGAGAAGAGTGAAGGACTACGATACAGAACCGCTTAA
- the vgrG gene encoding type VI secretion system tip protein VgrG, which translates to MSVHEITTAVSGTTFFFWRMHVREELGRPFQLDLEMFCEKADVSAEKMLGTTATLKITKPGGGERYFNGLVSRFAYAGNRGRYQVYHLTLRPWLWFLTRTSDCRIFQQMKVPDIIEKVFRDKNGFTDFKRSLSGTYRNWEYCVQYRESDFDFVSRLMEQEGIYYYFEHVDGKHTLVLADSPNAHSTMDGGGELPYRGGGDGRIGQDHLHEWLRYQEVQTAAYVIQDYDFKKPKADLEVRSQVTRQHALASYEAYDYPGEYVETAEGTEYVKARIEELQSQHLRGVGVGSSYDVAVGKKFKLVDFARASENIEYLVVAADYQIESGEVEQFSADSQNRFDVKLETIDAAQSFRARRTTQKPVVAGPQTAVVVGKSGEEIWTDNYGRVKVQFYWDREGKNDENSSCWIRVAQVWAGKTWGAIHIPRMGQEVIVEFLEGDPDRPIITGRVYNNDEMPPYALPDNATQSGIKSRSSKEGTAENFNELRFEDKKGEEEVYFHAEKNFNRVVENNDTLKVGFIKKDKGDQTVEIHNNQKTVIGNSESEDGSQTIEVWKNRTETVKEGDETVTVSKGNRVVTISKGNETLLVSEGNREATVSKGNDTLTVSTGNLTIKVAAGKVEMEAAVSIELKCGASSIKIEPAKITLHAAEIAVTGDAKVAVAAAMVDVSGSGMVKIAGGIVKIN; encoded by the coding sequence ATGAGCGTGCATGAAATCACCACGGCCGTCTCAGGCACGACCTTTTTCTTTTGGCGCATGCACGTTCGCGAGGAATTGGGTCGGCCGTTCCAGCTCGATCTGGAAATGTTCTGCGAAAAGGCCGACGTCTCGGCCGAGAAAATGCTCGGCACCACGGCGACCTTGAAGATCACGAAGCCCGGCGGCGGCGAGCGCTATTTCAACGGTCTCGTCAGTCGCTTCGCCTATGCCGGCAACCGAGGCCGATACCAAGTCTATCACCTCACGCTCCGCCCCTGGCTCTGGTTCCTCACCCGCACCAGCGACTGCCGCATCTTCCAACAGATGAAGGTGCCCGACATTATCGAGAAGGTGTTTCGCGATAAGAACGGCTTCACCGACTTCAAACGTTCGCTGAGCGGCACCTATCGCAACTGGGAGTATTGCGTCCAGTATCGCGAAAGCGATTTCGACTTCGTTAGCCGGTTGATGGAGCAAGAAGGGATCTACTACTACTTCGAGCATGTGGACGGCAAACACACGCTCGTGCTCGCCGACTCTCCAAACGCCCACTCCACGATGGACGGCGGCGGCGAGCTCCCGTATCGGGGCGGCGGCGACGGCCGGATCGGCCAAGACCATCTCCACGAATGGCTCCGGTACCAAGAAGTGCAAACGGCAGCGTACGTCATTCAAGACTACGACTTCAAGAAACCCAAGGCCGACCTCGAAGTTCGTTCGCAGGTGACGCGGCAACATGCCTTAGCGTCGTACGAAGCCTACGACTATCCCGGCGAATACGTCGAGACGGCAGAAGGAACGGAATACGTCAAGGCACGGATCGAAGAACTGCAATCGCAACATCTGCGCGGCGTCGGCGTCGGCTCTTCCTACGATGTTGCGGTCGGCAAAAAGTTTAAGCTCGTCGACTTCGCCCGCGCCTCGGAAAACATCGAGTATCTCGTCGTCGCGGCCGACTACCAGATCGAGTCGGGCGAGGTCGAGCAGTTCTCCGCCGATTCGCAAAACCGCTTCGATGTGAAGCTCGAAACCATCGACGCCGCGCAGTCGTTTCGCGCGCGCCGCACCACGCAAAAGCCGGTCGTCGCCGGGCCGCAAACGGCCGTCGTCGTCGGCAAGTCGGGCGAAGAAATCTGGACCGATAATTACGGCCGCGTGAAGGTCCAGTTCTATTGGGACCGCGAAGGGAAGAACGACGAAAATAGTTCCTGCTGGATTCGGGTCGCGCAAGTTTGGGCCGGGAAAACCTGGGGCGCCATCCACATCCCGCGCATGGGCCAAGAGGTGATCGTCGAGTTTCTCGAAGGAGATCCCGACCGCCCGATCATCACCGGCCGAGTGTACAACAACGACGAGATGCCCCCTTACGCGCTCCCCGACAACGCCACGCAAAGCGGCATCAAGAGCCGATCGTCGAAGGAAGGGACCGCCGAAAACTTCAACGAGCTCCGCTTCGAAGATAAGAAGGGAGAAGAAGAGGTCTACTTCCACGCCGAGAAGAACTTCAATCGGGTCGTCGAAAACAACGACACCTTGAAAGTCGGCTTCATCAAGAAAGATAAGGGCGACCAGACGGTCGAGATTCACAACAACCAGAAGACGGTCATCGGCAACAGCGAATCGGAAGACGGCAGCCAAACGATCGAAGTCTGGAAGAACCGCACCGAGACCGTAAAAGAAGGGGACGAAACCGTCACCGTCTCGAAGGGGAATCGGGTCGTCACGATCAGCAAGGGAAACGAGACCCTGCTGGTTTCCGAAGGGAACCGCGAGGCGACCGTCAGCAAGGGGAACGACACCCTCACCGTGAGCACGGGCAACCTGACGATCAAGGTCGCCGCCGGCAAGGTGGAGATGGAAGCCGCGGTCTCGATCGAACTGAAGTGCGGCGCGAGCTCGATCAAGATCGAGCCGGCGAAGATTACGCTCCATGCGGCCGAGATCGCCGTAACGGGCGACGCTAAGGTCGCCGTCGCCGCCGCGATGGTCGACGTCAGCGGCTCGGGCATGGTGAAGATTGCGGGGGGCATCGTCAAAATCAACTGA
- a CDS encoding FHA domain-containing protein, translated as MKASLEVLIADRVVRRIELREGQVVQFGRTDWADFSFRDDAAMADVHFAIECRHDACRLKALVTDRDTLVNGEKVEEAVLHTADRISAGLSTFLVTIEGEAAPLGAIVAGAAIAATPPATDFVNLCRYLGLDEALPFAETKPHQSRDELLQALIAAQQYSAAARLYAHWLPKPAAVWWGCLCVRESCGNALPKPQESAWEAAKNWVGKQDEATRREAENALEMAAYSGPGGMLASAAFATGGSIAPAGLEDLPPDPRMTGHAVRTALIFASVFGDARQAPARWRWFLVLAAEVTAGKITLPEAR; from the coding sequence ATGAAAGCCTCGCTCGAAGTCCTTATCGCCGATCGAGTCGTGCGGCGCATTGAATTGCGCGAAGGACAGGTCGTGCAATTCGGCCGAACCGATTGGGCCGATTTCAGCTTCCGCGACGATGCCGCGATGGCCGACGTCCACTTCGCGATCGAATGCCGCCACGACGCCTGCCGCCTCAAAGCCCTCGTCACCGATCGCGACACGCTCGTGAACGGCGAAAAGGTCGAAGAGGCCGTGCTCCACACCGCCGACCGCATCAGCGCCGGTCTGTCGACTTTCCTCGTCACGATCGAAGGCGAAGCCGCTCCGCTCGGCGCGATCGTCGCCGGTGCGGCCATCGCCGCCACGCCGCCGGCAACCGACTTCGTGAACCTTTGCAGATACCTCGGGCTCGACGAAGCGCTGCCGTTTGCCGAGACCAAGCCGCATCAATCGCGCGACGAGTTGCTGCAAGCTTTGATCGCCGCGCAACAATATTCCGCCGCCGCGCGGCTCTATGCCCACTGGTTGCCGAAGCCCGCGGCCGTCTGGTGGGGCTGCCTCTGTGTGCGCGAATCGTGCGGCAACGCGCTCCCGAAGCCACAAGAGTCGGCCTGGGAAGCGGCTAAGAATTGGGTCGGCAAGCAAGACGAGGCGACCCGTCGCGAAGCCGAAAATGCCCTGGAAATGGCCGCCTATTCGGGCCCCGGCGGCATGCTGGCATCGGCAGCATTCGCCACCGGCGGCAGTATCGCTCCGGCAGGCTTGGAAGATCTCCCGCCCGACCCGCGCATGACGGGCCATGCCGTGCGCACGGCCTTGATCTTCGCTTCGGTCTTCGGCGACGCACGGCAAGCGCCGGCCCGTTGGCGCTGGTTTTTGGTATTGGCAGCGGAAGTGACCGCCGGGAAAATCACGCTGCCCGAAGCCCGCTGA